The following are from one region of the Nicotiana tomentosiformis chromosome 7, ASM39032v3, whole genome shotgun sequence genome:
- the LOC104120055 gene encoding uncharacterized protein has product MSFTTDIEAVTSGQETRGQRVQQESTVVEENRISKQQMTEMCQASANGQGPPLSHVFQKFTPISTITTTVSLSDRSYPFGFSLYPNCTTITGTSVARSQSVPLTTNQTITAVMPICTIPQPTMVQKKSHESQFATQQEQYHSPEYHSYLFDLPSKIEKPTRKMTQEEMTQRVKSLEQKLKNMQGSACQKSIAFKDLYMFPSVRLPLGFKTPKFEQYDGHGDPIAHLKRYCNQLRGVEGIKELVMAYFGESLTGVASKWFMDQETSHWHVWDDMAQAFVKQFQYNIDIASDRNSLPNLKKKPTESFREYAIKWREQAARVKPPMDDHELITVFLQDQELDYFQIMMFAVGKSFSEAIKIREMVEKGLKTGKIISQAVLKAATQAVQIASDNISDTNEKDEETMMTIRSRRGPRRTSRRYEQPHQVSDDSPEHYYPPQNPQYSIAPLQYVVQPPRHPRRRAPAPQNLHQPP; this is encoded by the coding sequence ATGTCATTCACAACTGACATTGAAGCTGTTACGAGTGGTCAAGAGACTCGGGGTCAGAGGGTTCAACAAGAGTCTACTGTGGTTGAGGAAAATAGAATATCGAAACAGCAAATGACTGAAATGTGTCAAGCATCGGCCAATGGTCAAGGACCACCCCTTTCTCATGTTTTCCAAAAATTCACACCCATCTCGACTATTACCACTACTGTCTCATTGTCTGATCGATCCTATCCATTTGGCTTCAGTCTTTATCCCAACTGTACGACTATAACTGGAACTTCTGTTGCGCGCTCCCAAAGTGTGCCATTGACAACCAATCAGACAATCACTGCTGTTATGCCTATTTGCACTATCCCACAACCAACAATGGTACAAAAGAAAAGTCATGAGTCACAATTTGCTACCCAACAAGAACAATACCATTCTCCTGAGTACCACTCGTACCTATTTGATCTTCCTTCAAAGATTGAGAAGCCTACCCGAAAGATGACACAAgaagaaatgacccaaagagtgaaaagcttagaacaaaaattgaaaaacatgCAAGGGTCGGCATGTCAGAAGAGTATTGCCTTCAAGGATCTATATATGTTCCCCAGTGTTCGTTTGCCACTTGGTTTTAAGACTCCCAAATTTGAACAGTATGATGGACATGGAGACCCCATAGCCcacttgaaaaggtattgcaatcagCTAAGAGGTGTGGAGGGAATAAAAGAACTAGTAATGGCTTATTTCGGGGAAAGCCTGACAGGGGTAGCCTCTAAATGGTTTATGGATCAAGAaacctctcactggcatgtctgggatgacatggcccaggCCTTTGTCAAACAGTTCCAATACAACATCGATATCGCCTCAGACCGCAATTCCCTTCCAAACCTGAAGAAGAAACCAACTGAAAGTTTCAGAgaatatgccattaaatggagagagcaagcggctagagttaagccacccatggatgaccACGAGCTAATCACTGTCTTCCTTCAGGATCAAGAGCTAGATTATTTTCAAATCATGATGTTCGCAGTGGGCAAATCCTTCTCGGAAGCAATCAAAATTAGGGAAATGGTTGAGAAAGGCCTTAAGACAGGcaaaattataagtcaagcaGTTCTCAAAGCTGCAACTCAGGCTGTGCAGATTGCATCTGATAATATTAGTGACACgaatgagaaggatgaagaaaccatGATGACAATAAGGTCGAGAAGAGGTCCTAGGAGAACATCTCGAAGGTATGAGCAGCCTCATCAGGTTTCCGATGATTCCCCTGAGCACTACTATCCACCTCAGAACCCACAATACTCTATTGCTCCACTACAGTATGTTGTCCAGCCACCAAGACACCCCAGAAGGCGAGCACCAGCACCGCAAAATCTCCACCAGCCTCCATAA